From Vanessa cardui chromosome 11, ilVanCard2.1, whole genome shotgun sequence, the proteins below share one genomic window:
- the LOC124533660 gene encoding protein ALP1-like has protein sequence MDTHQKRAVALYLLHRRIKKRRPKRFWIHPLIAERNRYGLFVTLINELKKDEEKFFNYFRMSISSYLELKKKTETALQKQHTNMRDPISPEEMLAVTLRYLASGTSMHDLHYIFRIGHTTISAIIRTTCEKLWEVLMSECFPVITTELLEEISQKFYKYANFPHCVGAIDGKHIRITKPDNSASIYYNYKDFFSFVLMAVVDADYCFVFVDIGAPGSNADSTIFKNTTFCNALNSNSIKLPNEKILPGSTLPPVPYVFVADEAFGLHQHIMRPYGGQFLSVQKRVFNYRLSRARRYVECAFGILSNKWRILNRALDVSIPLSINIVKACCILHNFVRKRDGHHIREEDFTHNLESIQTPPSIRSGRQANNIRDIFQQYFMSDSGALSWQLSKI, from the exons ATGGATACACACCAGAAACGAGCTGTTGCGTTATATTTACTTCacagaagaattaaaaaaagaaggccTAAAAGATTCTGGATACATCCACTAATTGCGGAAAGAAATCGTTATGGATTATTTGTTACTCTTATTAATGAGTTAAAGAAGGATGAGGAgaagttctttaattatttccgaATGTCCATAAGTAGTTATttagaacttaaaaaaaaaacagaaactgcTCTTCAAAAACAACATACTAATATGCGAGATCCCATATCACCAGAGGAAATGTTGGCAGTCACATTAAG ataccTAGCAAGTGGGACTTCAATGCACGATTTGCACTACATATTCAGAATTGGGCACACAACTATATCAGCAATTATAAGAACGACATGTGAAAAATTATGGGAGGTGTTAATGTCTGAATGTTTTCCGGTAATCACTACAGAACTTTTAGAAGAAATCAgccaaaaattttacaagtacGCAAATTTTCCCCACTGTGTCGGAGCAATAGACGGCAAACATATAAGAATAACTAAACCAGATAACAGTGCTTCAATTTACTACaattataaggattttttttcatttgtattaatgGCCGTAGTTGATGCGGATTACTGCTTCGTTTTTGTAGACATTGGAGCCCCGGGAAGTAATGCTGATtcaaccatttttaaaaatactactttTTGCAATGCGCTTAATAGCAATTCTATCAAACTAcctaatgaaaaaatactaccCGGATCTACTTTGCCACCTGTCCCGTATGTATTCGTAGCCGATGAGGCATTTGGTTTGCATCAACACATTATGAGACCTTATGGTGGTCAATTTTTGAGTGTACAAAAAAGGGTATTTAATTATCGCCTATCGAGAGCACGAAGATACGTAGAATGTGCATTTGgcattttatcaaacaaatggCGAATTTTAAATCGTGCATTGGATGTATCAATAcctttatcaattaatattgtgaAGGCATGTTGCATACTTCACAATTTTGTACGAAAACGAGACGGCCATCACATTAGAGAAGAAGATTTTACTCATAATCTTGAGAGTATACAAACACCTCCATCAATACGCAGTGGAAGACAAGCCAACAACATAAGagatatttttcaacaatattttatgagtgaCAGCGGAGCTTTAAGCTGGcaattgtcaaaaatttaa